The DNA region CGCCTGGACGCTGCCGGCGAAGTCGGGCCGGGCCTCGATGAAGCAGGCCTTGCCCAGCGCGGCCGGATCGGTGGTGACGTTGTAGCGGCCCGGGATGATCGCATCGGTCGAGATCCCGTCACCGAACTTGAAGACCCTGGCCATCAGTTCCTCACTCCAACCAATTCCCACACCCGCCTGGGGAGGTCGGGGACGGGGAGCAGGCGGGGATCGGCGATCGCGCCGGCCAGCGCCGAGGCCGCGGCGACGGCCGGGTTCGCGAGGTAGATCTCGGCCTGCGCACTGCCCATCCGACCGGCGTAGTTCCGGTTGCTAGTGGAGAGCGCGCGTTCGCCGGCGCCGAGCACGCCGTGCTGACGGCCGAGGCAGGGGCCGCAGCCGGCGTTCATCACGAGCGCGCCGGCCTCCATGAAGGTCTGGATGTAGCCGCGGGCCAGCGCCTCCATGTAGATCTGCTTGGAGGCGGGGACGACGATCGTCCGGGTGCGCGGGTGAACCTGCTTGCCCTTGAAATAGCCGGCGACGATCGCCAGGTCCTCGATCCGGCCGTTCGCGCAGCTGCCGACGAACACCTCGTCGAGCTCCGTGCCTTCGACCGCGCTCAGGTCCTGGACGTTGTCGATCGCCGGCGGGCAGGCGATCTGCGGTTCGAGTTTCTCCGCGTCAACCTCGATGACACTGCGGTACACGGGAGCGACCGGGTGCAGGTCGAGCACCGCGGCCTCGCCGAGGTAGGCCCGAGTGTGCTCATCGGGCTCGCACAGACCCGCCTTTCCGCCGAAGTCAACCGTCAGGTTGGCGAGCGTGAGGCGTTCGTCCACGCTCATGGCCTCGACGGCCTGACCTCCCCACTCCACCGCCAGGTAATTGGCGCCCTCGGCGCCCAGCATTCGGATCACCTTCAGCGCGAGGTCCTTGGGGAAGATGCCAGGAGGCAGTGCCCCACGAAGGTTGATCCGGATCGTCTCCGGCACGCGGAACCAGGTCTTGCCGGTGGCGAAGGTGACCGCGATGTCCGTCGATCCGAATCCCGCCGAAAAACAGCCGAGCGCGCCATAGGTGGTGCTATGCGAGTCGGCGCCGACCACGATGCCACCCGGCCGGATGAATCCCTTCTCCACCATCAGCTGGTGGCAGATGCCTTCCTGGAAGACGTGCGTCACGCCGTACTCGTCGGCAAAGTCGCGGACGATCTTGTGGAGGCCGGCCGACGCCACGGTGTTCGCCGGCAGGATGTGATCGAAAACCATGATGACGCGCTCCGGATCCCAGAGCGGGACCCCGAGCTTGCGGAAGGCCTCGATCGCCAGCGGGCCGGTGACATCGTGCGCCATGGCGTAGTCAACCGGTGCGACCACGATCTCACCGGCATGGACATTCCGTCCGAGCCGTCGCGAGAAGATCTCTTCGGTCAGTGTTCCCATTGGGTTTCCCTCTCCTATGCCGGGACCGAGCCCCGAAGCAGATCGTCGAGTTCGTCGTTGCTGAGTGGTCCCGCGTCCGCGCGGCGCTTCACCTCGTTTGTGAGCGTCCGCAATTCGTGGTCCGTCAGCGTCAGCCCCAGCGCGGTGGCCCGGCTGGCGATCGCGTGGCGGCCGGTCAACCGATGGCCGGCCATCACCGTGCGCTCCCGTCCGAAGCGCGCCGGATCGAAGATCTCGTAGCTCGAGGGGTCGTTCAGCACCGCGTTGGTGTGCATCCCGGCCTTGTGATGAAAGGCGGTGTCGCCGGTGATGGCGGCGTTGAACGGGATCTCGACCCCGACCATGTCGGCGACCATCCGGTCCAGCTGGGGCAGGATCTCGAGCCGGTAGTGCGCCACCAGCTCGGGCTTCACACTGAGCAAGCGGGCGATCATGCCGCTCAGCGGCACGATGCCGTTGCGTTCGCCGATCCCGAGCACGGTGGTGTCGATATGCGTGGCGCCCGCCTCCAGCGCCGCAAAGGCGTTGGCGATGGCGCAGCCGGTGTCGTTGTGGGCATGGAACTCGATGTCGCAGTCGACAGCTTTGCGCACCATCGAGACCATCTCGAAGACTTGGTTCGGTGTGGCGATCCCGACAGTGTCGGCCAGTCCCACCCGCTGCGGGTGCAGGCGGTCGATCGCCTGGTAGACGCGCAAAAGGTCGCGCGGCTCCGAGCGGAAGGAGTCCTCGCTGCTGAAGCGCACCTCCAGCCCCCGCGACTGGATGTACTGGACGACCTCGGTGCCGGCTTCGATGATCTGGTCCACCGTCTTGCCATGCGAGAACTCCCGCATGGCCGACGAGGTGCCGAAGAGCACGTCGATCCCGTCCGCGCCGGTATCGATGGCGACCCGGGCGTCATCCAGATGACAGCGGACGTGGGTCAAGACCTTGGCCCGAAGCGGGAGCGCCGCGACCGTCCGCAGGTCGGCCTCGGACTGCGGCGAAGCGCACGGCGAGGTCAACTCGAGATACTCGACCCCGAACTCATCGAGCATGTCCGCGATCGCGATCTTCTGCGAGCGAGTGAAGTGCGCCGGGGCGAACTGCTCGCCTTCCCGAAGCGTCGACTCGATGATGTTGAACGCTTGAATGGTCATGGCACCTCCGAAAAATAAAAAGCCTTCGTCCACCGGGACGAGAGGCCTTCTCTCGTGGTACCACCCGACTTTGCCGCTCTCTCGCAAGAACGACCTCTTTGAGTCCGCGGCCCGCTGCCTGAAGACTCCAGCCCGATCACGGGGGCCATCCGGCGAGGCCTACTGCGGATTGCTCCGTTCGACCTGCGGCTCCGAGGCCTTTTTCGGCGGTGCCCTGGATTCTCCTTCTCAGCTGCCGGAGACTCTCTGTAATCCCAGCGTCCGCGTACTCGCCCTCATCGACGCCTTTCCGTATGAACTTGTAAGTGTCAACCATAACCGTCAGGCCGCTAGGTGTCAAGCCGCCGTAGGCTTTGCGGCAACCTCTATCAAGTAGTCGATGACGTGATCCGCGACCTGGATCCCGGTCGCGTCCATGAAGCCGTGAAATTCGGGTGTGTAGTTGAGCTCGTTGACCAGCAGCCCGTCCGGATGCTCGAGCAGGTCGACGGAGAGGAATCCACCGCCGACCGCGGCCGCCGCTTTGCGGCAGAGCTGATCGATCTCGGGGGTGACCTCCATCTGGGAGGCGATACCGTTGCGCGCCGTGTTGGTGATCCAGTGGTCGGAGCTCCGGTAAATGGCGCCGATCGTCTGCTCCCCCACCACGATCGCCCGGATGTCGCGATCGGGTTTGTTGACGTATTCCTGGATGTAAAAAATGCCGTGCTGGTAGGAGCCAAGCACCTCTTTGTGCTCGAGCACCGCCTCGGCGGCATCCCGGTCGTTGATCTTCGCCAGCAGCCGGCCCCACGAGCCGACCATCGGCTTCAGCACGACCGGGTACCCCATCGCCTCGATCGCTTCCAGTGCGGCCTCCCGGGTGAAGGCAACGACAGTCCTTGGGATGGGCAAGCCGGCGCGCGCGAGGGCGGCAGTGGTGAGGATCTTGTCGCCGCAGATCCGTGCCACCCGTGGCCGGTTGACGGTCGGCACACCGGCCGCTTGCAGCAGCGTCAGCGCGTAGAGCGACCGCCCGTGGTGGATGGAGCGGTCCAGGACCACGTCCGGGGCGTTCGGAAAGGGGCTGCCGATCGGGAACTGGATGAGGTCTTCGTCGAGGCGCTCGAAGGGGATGGCGCGCTGGCGGAGCGCCGCGAACAGCGCCTTCTCCTCGATGCGGACACGGGAGCAGAGGATGCCGATCATCGTTTGTTGCGTAATCATACAGGTTTCCGTATACTTATGCGACTACACCCGGTCAGGAGGCTATACAACATGCTGGCTTTGAAGAGCAAGTTACTGGAGAAGGTCGACGCGACGCCGGTCAAGACCGCCAAGAAGGTCGCGCTCGCTTACTCCGGAGGATTGGACTCATCCCTTTGCGCGGTCCTGGCGAAAGAGAAATACCAGGTCGAGGAGCTGTTCGCGATCACGGTGGACGTGGGCCAGGGCCAGGATGAGATGGATGCCGCGATCTCGAAGGCCAAGGTGCTGGGCATCACGCCGATCGTGATCGACGCCAAGCAGGAGTTTGCGGACCTGTGGCTGACGAAGGCCATCCAGGCCAATTCCAGCTACGAAGGCTACCCGGTCTCCACGTCAATGACGCGCCAGCTGATTGCCTCGAAGATCGCCTTACTGGCGCTCAAGCTCGGCTGCGACGCCATCATGGAAGGTAGCAGCGGCAAGGGCAACGACCAGTACCGGATGCACAACGTTTTCAAGCTCTTCGCGCCGCAGCTCGAGGTCCTCGTGCCGGTGCGCGACTTCGACCTGACGCGGGGCGAAGAGGAGGAGCTGTCCAAAGAGCTCGGGATCCCCATCACCGAGGTCATGCAGGGCGGCGACGACAAGACGCTGTGGTGCCGCAGCTTGGCCTCCGGTGCGGTTGGACTCAACCAACCGATTCCGGATCATGCCTGGCTCTGGCTGAAGACGCCGTCGCAAACGAGCTCGACGCCGACGCAGGTTTCGGTCACGTTCGAAGGCGGCGTCCCCGTGGCCCTCGACGGCACCAGGATGCCCCTGCCGGAGATCGTGGCGAAGCTCAACGTCATCGCCGGCAATCATGGCATCGGCAAGATCGACATCTTCGAGGACGGCATCATGGGCCTGAAGTCGCGCGAGCTCTACGAGGCGCCCGCGGCGGCCGTCCTCCTGAAACTGCACCACGACCTGGAGCAGTTCACCCTCACCAAGGAGGAAATCGACTACAAGGCCGGGGTCGACCAGAAGTGGGCCCACCTCGTGTACCACGGCGCCTGGTTTAGCCCGCTGAAGGAAGCGTTGGACGCCTTCATCGCGACCACCCAGACCAACGTCAACGGCACGGTGACGGCCAACCTGTTCCATGGCACGATCGACCTGGAGTCGCGCCAGAGCAATAACTCGCTCTTCTTTCCGGAGATCCGCGGATTGCAGAGCCGGAGCTTCAACCAGCAGTGGTGCGGGCCGGCCGCGCAGATCGGTGGCTTGCCGTGGGAGATCCTGGCCAAGCGGAACGCGAAGGTCGCGCACTGAGCAAACAGCCGTGGGGTGGGCGATTTGGCGAAGAGCCGGATCCGCTGGTCGACGAGTTCACGCGATCGCTCGATGTCGACAGCCGGCTCTATCGCGAGGACATCGCCGGTAGCCGCGCCTGGGCGAAGGCGCTCGTCCGCGCGGGTGTGCTGACGCCGGAGGAACAGCTGCGCATCGACCTGGCGCTCCAGGAGATCGGGGCGGAGCTCGCCTCCGGCGCCCCGTCGGCCGGAAGCGAAGACATCCACATGGCGGTCGAGAAGCGCCTGCGGGAGAAGCTCGGTCCGCTCGGCGGCAAGCTGCACACCGGCCGGAGCCGCAATGACCAGGTCACCCTGGATCTGCGGCTGTATGTCAGGGCCGCCGGCGCCCAGTTGCTGGAGGCGCTGGCTGGGCTCGAGTCGGCGCTGATCGCCCGGGCCGAGGAACACCTCGACACCGTGATGCCAGGTTACACGCACACGCAGCGGGCGCAACCCGTTCTACTCGCCCACCATCTGCTCGCCTACGTCGAGATGCTCCACCGGGACGGCGGCCGGATCGCGGATGCGCTCGGTCGGGCCGACGTCTCTCCGCTGGGCGCGGGTGCGCTCGCCGGGAGCGGTTTTCCCATCGACCGCGCCGAGCTAGCCCATGACCTCGGCTTCGGCATGGCCAGTGCCAACTCGCTCGATGCCGTCGCCGACCGCGACTTCGTTCTCGAGCTACTGGCGGCGTGCAGCATCGCGATGATCCATCTCTCCCGCCTTTGCGGGGAGATCGTGCTCTGGACCAGCGTCGAATTCTCCTTCGCGGCGTTGCCCGACGCGCTCGCCAGCGGCAGCTCGATGATGCCGAACAAAAAGAACCCGTGCGCCGCCGAACTCGTCCGCGCGAAGAGCGGGCGGGTCGCCGGCGACCTGGTGAATCTCCTGATGGTGCTCAAGGGCCTCCCGCTCGCCTACAACCGCGACTTGCAAGAGGACAAGGAGGCACTCTTCGACGGCGTCGATACGACCATCGCCTGTCTCAATGTGACCGCGCGCCTGGTGCAGGGCCTGCAATTCGACCCGGGCGTGATGCGCAAGGCGGCGCTCCAGGGATACACGCTGGCGACCGAGCTCGCCGATTACCTGTCCAGGAAAGGCATGCCGTTTCGCGATGCGCATCACCTCGTGGGAAGGATGGTGGCGGACGCGATCGCCACGCATCGCGGTCTGGAGGACTACACCCTTCCCGAGCTGCAGCAGTTTTCGCCGCTCTTCGCTGCAGACACGATCGACCACCTGACGCTCGAAGGCGCACTCAACTCGCGCGACGTTCTCGGAGGCACGGCGCCGGCACGCGTGAAGGAGGCGCTCGCGCATGTCAAAGCGTAAGCGGCAGGAGGCAATCCTCTCCTTGATCGCCAAGC from Candidatus Dormiibacterota bacterium includes:
- a CDS encoding 3-isopropylmalate dehydratase large subunit, translating into MGTLTEEIFSRRLGRNVHAGEIVVAPVDYAMAHDVTGPLAIEAFRKLGVPLWDPERVIMVFDHILPANTVASAGLHKIVRDFADEYGVTHVFQEGICHQLMVEKGFIRPGGIVVGADSHSTTYGALGCFSAGFGSTDIAVTFATGKTWFRVPETIRINLRGALPPGIFPKDLALKVIRMLGAEGANYLAVEWGGQAVEAMSVDERLTLANLTVDFGGKAGLCEPDEHTRAYLGEAAVLDLHPVAPVYRSVIEVDAEKLEPQIACPPAIDNVQDLSAVEGTELDEVFVGSCANGRIEDLAIVAGYFKGKQVHPRTRTIVVPASKQIYMEALARGYIQTFMEAGALVMNAGCGPCLGRQHGVLGAGERALSTSNRNYAGRMGSAQAEIYLANPAVAAASALAGAIADPRLLPVPDLPRRVWELVGVRN
- the lysS gene encoding homocitrate synthase codes for the protein MTIQAFNIIESTLREGEQFAPAHFTRSQKIAIADMLDEFGVEYLELTSPCASPQSEADLRTVAALPLRAKVLTHVRCHLDDARVAIDTGADGIDVLFGTSSAMREFSHGKTVDQIIEAGTEVVQYIQSRGLEVRFSSEDSFRSEPRDLLRVYQAIDRLHPQRVGLADTVGIATPNQVFEMVSMVRKAVDCDIEFHAHNDTGCAIANAFAALEAGATHIDTTVLGIGERNGIVPLSGMIARLLSVKPELVAHYRLEILPQLDRMVADMVGVEIPFNAAITGDTAFHHKAGMHTNAVLNDPSSYEIFDPARFGRERTVMAGHRLTGRHAIASRATALGLTLTDHELRTLTNEVKRRADAGPLSNDELDDLLRGSVPA
- the lysX gene encoding lysine biosynthesis protein LysX: MITQQTMIGILCSRVRIEEKALFAALRQRAIPFERLDEDLIQFPIGSPFPNAPDVVLDRSIHHGRSLYALTLLQAAGVPTVNRPRVARICGDKILTTAALARAGLPIPRTVVAFTREAALEAIEAMGYPVVLKPMVGSWGRLLAKINDRDAAEAVLEHKEVLGSYQHGIFYIQEYVNKPDRDIRAIVVGEQTIGAIYRSSDHWITNTARNGIASQMEVTPEIDQLCRKAAAAVGGGFLSVDLLEHPDGLLVNELNYTPEFHGFMDATGIQVADHVIDYLIEVAAKPTAA
- a CDS encoding argininosuccinate synthase translates to MLALKSKLLEKVDATPVKTAKKVALAYSGGLDSSLCAVLAKEKYQVEELFAITVDVGQGQDEMDAAISKAKVLGITPIVIDAKQEFADLWLTKAIQANSSYEGYPVSTSMTRQLIASKIALLALKLGCDAIMEGSSGKGNDQYRMHNVFKLFAPQLEVLVPVRDFDLTRGEEEELSKELGIPITEVMQGGDDKTLWCRSLASGAVGLNQPIPDHAWLWLKTPSQTSSTPTQVSVTFEGGVPVALDGTRMPLPEIVAKLNVIAGNHGIGKIDIFEDGIMGLKSRELYEAPAAAVLLKLHHDLEQFTLTKEEIDYKAGVDQKWAHLVYHGAWFSPLKEALDAFIATTQTNVNGTVTANLFHGTIDLESRQSNNSLFFPEIRGLQSRSFNQQWCGPAAQIGGLPWEILAKRNAKVAH
- the argH gene encoding argininosuccinate lyase produces the protein MGDPGQAEREGRALSKQPWGGRFGEEPDPLVDEFTRSLDVDSRLYREDIAGSRAWAKALVRAGVLTPEEQLRIDLALQEIGAELASGAPSAGSEDIHMAVEKRLREKLGPLGGKLHTGRSRNDQVTLDLRLYVRAAGAQLLEALAGLESALIARAEEHLDTVMPGYTHTQRAQPVLLAHHLLAYVEMLHRDGGRIADALGRADVSPLGAGALAGSGFPIDRAELAHDLGFGMASANSLDAVADRDFVLELLAACSIAMIHLSRLCGEIVLWTSVEFSFAALPDALASGSSMMPNKKNPCAAELVRAKSGRVAGDLVNLLMVLKGLPLAYNRDLQEDKEALFDGVDTTIACLNVTARLVQGLQFDPGVMRKAALQGYTLATELADYLSRKGMPFRDAHHLVGRMVADAIATHRGLEDYTLPELQQFSPLFAADTIDHLTLEGALNSRDVLGGTAPARVKEALAHVKA